One window of the Periophthalmus magnuspinnatus isolate fPerMag1 chromosome 17, fPerMag1.2.pri, whole genome shotgun sequence genome contains the following:
- the fam110b gene encoding protein FAM110B: MPTETLAPPSLADNKAPGPAPPFGASVPLRILNKGPDYFRRTVEPNPKRLSAVERLEADKAKYVKSQEVINAKQEPIKPPVLAKPTAALLSRRERGGPGAGPGGALPFKASNNNSKPEHCAKGGTKRDNLNLEILKNLLNSGPGAEGFGGGAKSAVLRSSGGMARSWTPSGVPLTYRSTMTLNEPPSDSAPSPGTSHSLRSFSHSLKVLPITSSGRCSPQLGANLNLSRRRADSTVPERSCSPLPPLLTSHSSSDLLRLCNGKPLRAARSSSSSAPPIPPKPNPASLPPPALSLSLPPPRPMQSPLPYDNTTPQSLPCDLPDSSNTDANNESGSSVTRRSSLHRSKSDLSDRYARAGADVERFFNYCGLDPEELESVGPENFARANSDIVSLNFKSASMISSDCDQSRRSSNDGLSDADDEEEEAGERVPYGISAVERNARVIKWLYSIKQAKESQKVSHV, encoded by the exons ATGCCCACGGAGACTCTGGCCCCGCCCTCTCTGGCAGATAACAAGgctccaggccccgcccctccgTTTGGCGCCTCTGTGCCTCTGCGTATTCTCAACAAAGGGCCCGACTACTTCAGAAGAACG GTGGAACCGAACCCAAAGCGTCTGAGTGCGGTGGAGCGTCTGGAGGCAGATAAAGCCAAGTATGTCAAGAGCCAGGAGGTCATCAACGCCAAACAGGAGCCCATCAAACCACCAGTGCTGGCCAAGCCTACCGCGGCACTGCTGTctcggagagagagggggggtccTGGAGCCGGGCCCGGGGGAGCGCTGCCCTTCAAAGCATCCAACAACAACTCTAAGCCCGAGCACTGCGCCAAAGGAGGAACCAAACGAGACAACCTCAACCTGGAGATCCTCAAGAACCTGCTGAACTCTGGGCCTGGAGCTGAGGGCTTCGGAGGAGGAGCCAAGAGCGCTGTCCTGAGGTCATCAGGGGGAATGGCACGCAGCTGGACCCCGTCTGG GGTGCCTCTGACCTACAGATCCACCATGACCCTGAACGAGCCGCCCTCAGACTCCGCTCCGAGCCCGGGCACCTCTCACTCCCTTCGTTCCTTCTCCCACTCGCTCAAAGTGCTGCCCATCACCAGCAGTGGGCGCTGTAGTCCTCAGCTGGGCGCAAACCTGAACTTGAGCCGACGTCGCGCAGACTCCACTGTTCCTGAACgttcctgctctcctcttcctcccctcctcacctCACACTCTTCCTCAGACCTGCTCAGACTCTGCAACGGCAAACCTCTACGCGCCGCTCGCTCCAGCAGCTCATCGGCGCCCCCTATCCCCCCCAAACCCAACCCcgcgtctctccctcctcccgccctttccctctctttacCTCCTCCGCGTCCGATGCAGTCTCCTTTACCATATGACAACACCACCCCTCAATCCCTCCCGTGCGATTTGCCCGATTCCTCAAATACCGACGCCAACAACGAATCGGGATCGTCTGTAACTAGGCGCTCATCTTTGCATCGCTCCAAATCGGATTTATCGGACCGCTACGCAAGAGCCGGAGCGGATGTGGAACGCTTTTTCAACTACTGCGGTTTGGACCCCGAAGAGCTAGAATCGGTGGGTCCAGAAAACTTTGCCCGAGCGAATTCCGATATTGTTTCGTTGAATTTCAAATCAGCATCCATGATTTCATCCGATTGCGATCAGTCGAGGAGGTCTTCGAATGATGGGCTCTCGGACGcggatgatgaagaggaggaagctggAGAGAGAGTTCCATATGGGATTTCGGCCGTAGAAAGGAACGCGAGAGTGATCAAATGGTTGTATAGCATCAAGCAAGCCAAGGAGAGccaaaaagtatcacatgtttAG
- the atg10 gene encoding ubiquitin-like-conjugating enzyme ATG10 yields the protein MSCLHLDEDSFFECCQHLLKKSEELRDGWSWETVQGTREGYLRKTVLRSIVTGSKRNQEIDQEFEQTSVATPEEADDDADEGAVEINCPAAEGGSHLCFQFEFHVVFSSSYRTPVLYFRAFSLEGKSLSLEDVWSFIQPKLRLTSQDALLNTITQQEHPLLGQAFFMLHPCKTQDFMRPVLQTAQQENRAVNYVLTWLSVVAPLVGLDVPLEYCSDLRPGSKPD from the exons ATGAGTTGTTTACACTTGGATGAGGACAGTTTCTTTGAGTGCTGTCAACATCTGTTAAAGAAATCCGAGGAGCTGAGAGATGGCTGGAGCTGGGAGACGGTACAG GGAACACGAGAGGGTTATCTGAGGAAAACCGTTCTACGCTCCATCGTTACTGGCTCCAAAAGGAATCAGGAGATCGACCAAGAGTTTGAACAG ACTTCAGTGGCCACTCCTGAAGAAGCAGATGATGATGCTGATGAAGGAGCTGTTGAGATAAACTGCCCTGCGGCTGAAGGCGGCAGCCATCTTTGTTTCCAGTTTGAGTTTCATGTGGTTTTCTCGAGCAGCTACAGGACTCCGGTGCTCTACTTCAGGGCCTTCAGTCTCG agGGAAAGAGTTTGTCATTGGAGGATGTGTGGAGCTTCATTCAACCTAAACTCAGGCTGACATCACAAGACGCTCTCCTCAACACAATTACACAACAG GAGCATCCTCTTCTGGGACAAGCCTTCTTCATGCTACATCCCTGTAAAACACAAGACTTCATGAGACCTGTTCTACAAACTGCTCAACAGGAAAACAG AGCAGTGAACTATGTGCTGACGTGGTTAAGTGTGGTCGCTCCTCTGGTTGGTCTCGATGTCCCTCTTGAATACTGTTCAGACCTGAGACCAGGCTCTAAACCGGACTAG